ACCCCACTCTCCTCTCCGGCGAATCTCCGGCGTGTCTCCGGCGTTATATTGGGTTTGCTTTTCAAATTAAACATTCTACCTAATTAGCAAGGTAATTTAATTCTTTTTAACTTATTTAATTTCATCTTTTGAAGGTAGATTTAGCTTATTTTGTCTTCATTGTTGGTAATTATGTTGTTTTGTGCTTAGATCTACAACTTATATATGTTAATTTAAGGTTGTCTAAAAAAACTCCCAAATTTCGAAACCTTAATTAAGATGAATGATTTATgcattttaattgttgtttaggtATGTATTTTAGGGAAATTAGGTTATAGTTAGTTGATTTAtactaaatttgttcaatttttttgtatAGAATGGAAATTTGTGATTTTCCTCTTATTTGTTATTGGGATGGAGAAGTGTTGGAGCAAAATGGATGTGTAACTTATAGAGGAGGGAATCAATGTTTTATTTTAGCTAGTACAAAGATGACATATCTTGAATTAGTCGAAGAGATATATAAGGGAATCGACATTCAAagtttgggtactcaattgagGGTGATGATGAAATTTCCAAGTTCCGGGTGTTTCAAAATTGTACCCCTTAATAATGAGGGAGCCTTTAAAGCATTATGGGCAAGTATTCGTCATTCACATGCTCATTCAATGGACATATTTGTAGAAGTTTTCACTAGTCAAATTGTCACTCCTACACCAAGTATTAGGCTAGATGATGTTGCTcaatttgtttcacttgaaaCTAATGACGTAAATGATGGAGAATTTGATGGTAACTTACaaggtgatgagattgatgaggaaTTGACAATACTTGATGAGAATTTGTTGGCAAATGaagaagatggtgatgatgatcttgTCTTTGCTAGTGCTCTCATTGTTGAGTTTAATAAGATTGATCAATTAGATGAGGATGAATTGAATAGTTGGAAAACTTGGGAAAATATGGTAAGACATGAACAAGGGAAAGAGTTTGATGTTGGACAAGTGTTCCCAAACAAAGCTTCATTTAGCGATGAGTGACATCATATTGTGTTAAAGCAAATCAATTTTTCAAAGTTGCCGAATCAAAGCCTAATACTATTACCTTCAAATGTGGCCGGTCTCCTACACCATGTAATTGGCGGTTAAGGGCTACACAAAAATACTTTCATTCTAAAGTTTTTACCATTGTCACATACAAAGGTCCTCATGACGAGTCTTGTGTTTGTGACATGGTTCCTCAAGACCACATTAATTTCAAACGAGCATTCATAAGTCATGAGATTCGTAACCTTGTTGAGGGAGATTGGGGATATAAAGTTAACTCTGTTGTTACTTATATTTTAGATAAGTATGGTTACACAATTTCATACACCAAGGCTTGGAATGCAAAACAAAGAGCAATTGAGGAAATATTTGGAGATTGGGATAAATCATATGAGTTGCTACCTCGTTTCATGCAAGGTTTAAAAGAATCTAATCCTGGAACTATTGTCCAATTTtatacaacaccaacaacaaatCCAAATGTGCAAACATTCAAGCGTGTTTTTTGGGCATTTAAACCATGTATTGATGGCTTTGAACATTGTCGACCAGTTTTAAGCATTGATGGAACTCACTTATATGGAAAGTTCAAGGGAACTATTTTGATAGCAGTGTCAATTGATGCCAATAACCAAATTTTTGCCGGTTGCTTTTGCTATTGTTGAAGCCGAAAATACCGATAGTTGGCCTTGGTTTATGTCTTGCATAAGATTATTTGTCACCAAAAGAAGTGGGTTGTGTGTCATATCCGATAGACACAAGGGGATTATGAAAGCAATGAGTGAAGTTGGTAGTGGGTAGGAGGGGCCGTATGCTTATCATAAAGTTTGCATTCGTCATTTGGCTTCAAATGTTAATACAAGATTTAGAAATAATGCAGTGAAAGAAATGTTTGGGTCAACGGCAATGCAATTACAAAACAAGAAGTTTGACATAGGATTTCATCGCCTAGGTGAGTTGAATAGAAAGGCACAACAATATGTTGTTGAAATTGGAATAGAGAAGTGGTCAATTTGCCATGATGGTGGAcatagatatttttttttttttttggcaagtgGCAAGAAAGGTTCCTACACAGCTTGTAATGCTCGCCTAGCGAGACGGTGGGCGTCCCCATTCGAAACCCTGCAAACATAGCTAAGACATAGACAatgaaaataagaagataaagacccAATATCATCCAGTAGTCCTTTGATCTGATAATGCTGATCCTCATTTCCAGCCCATTGAAGAATGAGCTGAAGGCAATCGGAAGATATCTCCAGGTGAAGAATACCACATCCTCTGGCCCAAAGAATAACCTCTTTTACCCCTAGAGTTTCCGCTTGAATAAGAGATTCCGCTCGACACTTCAAGCTTCCTTCAAAACATCTCCCACCACCTTCCTGAACCGCAATCCATCCAATACCAGCCTTACCAGATTTATCCCAACTCGCATCAACCTTAACCCGCGTCATTGTACAGGAGCCAAAGTTGCCCACTCCATAGACAGGTCTTCCTTCCTTAATCATGACAAGGTCATTCTCCAATTCCTGTTCAATTTGACAAGATCCCATAGTTTTATCCTCTTTTCTATCGTCATCCTCCTTCAGAGCTTTAAATACCAAAGATACCAAGTAGTTGTAGAAAATGAAAAAGCTATAGGGGTTGGCCTTCACCCCTCTAAAAATAACCCCGTTTCTACAATTCCAGATACCCACAACAACAGCCAAAAAAAGAATAATACGAGACTTACTCCCCTTTAGTCGGCTGAGGTAGCAAATCCAGTTAATGATCCAGTCACCCACAAGAGTATTTGGTAAATGCGAGGTGGAAATACCTAATGGTGAACTTGCCCAAATCCTAGAGACAAAGGTGCAGTCCCGAAAAAGGTGATCAATGGTCTCCATCTCCCGACTCTCCTTCTGGCAAAGGGGACAAGTTGCGTCACGTCCCATATTTCGTTTAACAAATTCCCAGCCCACCGGaagagaattggtgatgatcTTCCAAATCAGGATTTTCCATGTTTGCGGTCCAGGTAATCTCCATAGTTTACTCTTGCAAAACCTTTTCCTTTCATCACTTATCCTAGACCTATCTGTAATTGAAGCCTTCACCTCATAATAGTCCTTGAAGATAAGTGCATAGCCACTTTTTACATTGTACTTTCCATTCCTTGAGAATGGCCAAATCACCTCGTCTTCAATTTGTGTTGCGCTTAGCGGAATAGCCAATATCCTGTTAGCACTTTCCTCTTCAAAAAGTAACTTGATCAGTCCTTCATTCCA
The Silene latifolia isolate original U9 population chromosome 11, ASM4854445v1, whole genome shotgun sequence genome window above contains:
- the LOC141613154 gene encoding uncharacterized protein LOC141613154 — translated: MVPQDHINFKRAFISHEIRNLVEGDWGYKVNSVVTYILDKYGYTISYTKAWNAKQRAIEEIFGDWDKSYELLPRFMQGLKESNPGTIVQFYTTPTTNPNVQTFKRVFWAFKPCIDGFEHCRPVLSIDGTHLYGKFKGTILIAVSIDANNQIFAGCFCYC
- the LOC141613155 gene encoding uncharacterized protein LOC141613155 — translated: MGYLVGDHQNAFVSGRHISDNILLAHEAIHKINSHKKGKHGFFAYKTDMSKAYDRVNWNFLQVVLTKFGFPEKIIKLIMNCVIQFLMRSGNSLHWCSRLFTSLPKSEGGLGIRNIECLNKALLAKHAWRLVTNEKSAFCSVFRGKIFGIRGCHSDLTYGSRGITSWGTKSVLYGLNFILDNLCWRPGVRSNLNVWNSKWVNGSNPEPVATLLSPEFNFLKDLRVRDLTSGNERWNEGLIKLLFEEESANRILAIPLSATQIEDEVIWPFSRNGKYNVKSGYALIFKDYYEVKASITDRSRISDERKRFCKSKLWRLPGPQTWKILIWKIITNSLPVGWEFVKRNMGRDATCPLCQKESREMETIDHLFRDCTFVSRIWASSPLGISTSHLPNTLVGDWIINWICYLSRLKGSKSRIILFLAVVVGIWNCRNGVIFRGVKANPYSFFIFYNYLVSLVFKALKEDDDRKEDKTMGSCQIEQELENDLVMIKEGRPVYGVGNFGSCTMTRVKVDASWDKSGKAGIGWIAVQEGGGRCFEGSLKCRAESLIQAETLGVKEVILWARGCGILHLEISSDCLQLILQWAGNEDQHYQIKGLLDDIGSLSSYFHCLCLSYVCRVSNGDAHRLARRALQAV